The genomic DNA TGTCTCCCGCGGGGAATGGAAGGGACTCAATGCCGGTGGGAAGTATTTTGCTCATTTCTAATCCCTTCCTAAATCTGGCACTCGCCAACGAGACGAGTTTCTTCTTTGAATCCCTAAGAGGTTTAAATCAGTTTACACTATCTCCTAAAGTAAATTTCGCACCCACCGTATGAATACAAACCCATCATCCGGGCCTGGCACTGCTCCCTTGACGAAAACCAGGTTCAACGATGTATCAATGCGCTGAACAAAGAGGTTTTGAACTGTAGTCCGCTCGCCGCCCAGTCGGCCAGCCATCTTCTTCCCTGGAAAGACGCGTCCAGGATCCTATGGATAATTTAATCAAGATTAGTATACGGGCGCGCATGTTTACCCTTTTGATAATATATGCACCTGGTGTTGTCCAGTAGAGCCAGCAGCACGGTGGGAGATGGAGACACCATGGCTTGCAGCCAAGCCCCGAAAGTTCCATCGTTTCATGGTTCCAGCATATCCCTTTCCCATGCTGAAATAGCCATTAGATTTCGGTTTGTTGAAGGATAAATTAACGTACGATGTTCCAATCACATCAACAGATTGTCCAGGCACAAAGTGGCAAGCAGATAGAGTGGTGCCTATTGCATTTAAGTAGGAGACATTATTATATCACTTTTTGGGAAATCAGACGGCCTACCAACTGGTAACAAAGCGTCCTGTGTAACTTCGAACTCCTTGACGATACGCTTTGGAGAAACTCCAGCCTTGGAGAAATGCCCCAACATGGCGCGAGTGGTCGATTTCTCCGACCTATCTGATGCAGCTATCTGTACTGCATGATAAGTTGGTTTAAATTTGCGAGGGGTCGAAACGTTCCCAGTCACTTGGCAGTTTTCAATCTGGCCAATCGTCAATACACATCAATTGAATACAGAGCTACGGGCTATATACCTGGAGGACGGTGATTGGAACTCTAGCCCCGTTTTGGTCCCAAACTGCAGTCATTCCCCGTTTGCGAGCGATCAGTCCAGTTCGTTGGGATAGTGGCGTCCATTGTTTTGTAGAAGTCGCTACTACTTCCTGTAGCTTTTCACGACATATAGCGGATATATGGATACCGCGACTGAGATTTTGTAATGATAATCGACAAACATGCTGCCGGCGAGCCCAAAGCAGCGACATCTTGTCCAAGGTGAAGTTTCGGTAATCACGTGAACAACTGGTGGCTAAAGGCTTCCCACATGGTCATGTAACGAAGGTTGCACTCGGACCCGTCCATGCTACTGGAGACTATTCTACTTTACCAAACTCAACGCTGAAGTGAATAATCCACGATATAAATTGAAGTACTCCAAGACCTATATTAACGGGCGTTGGAAGAGACTCGTGATATGTCACTTCTTATATTTGTGaaccgacatgccagtcttCAAAACGTTATATTTCTGGCTACTGTTCTGCGGATAGGCCTTCTTGTCTACGGGGATTATCACGATCGACACTCTTTACTGAAATATACCGATGTAGACTATAGGGTTTTCTCCGACGCGTCATACTTCATTGCTCATCCTTCCTCCAACAACTCAGCTCAAGGGATCTTGGCAGGTGTCCTACCATGGAATTTGGGAGAGTACGTCCTTATTATTGGTAGTCATGTCACCCACTTACGTTCATTGTCAGCCCCTACACTAGGGCCACGTATCGGTATACACCACTGTTGGCCCTTTTGATGGTCCCAAATGGATTTTGGCATCCAGCTTTTGGCAAAGCAGTATTTGCTCTCTGTGATCTTCTTGTTGGACTTATTCTATACCGCATATCCACTCGCACCGGGGCCACTTTTCAACCCAAGAGTACAAATCCAGAGACCAAAAAGTCTGTTTCAGCCCAACAATCCCATAAAGTACGAAGATCGGCTATAGTGTTAATTGGAGCCTTATGGCTACTGAACCCCATGGTCGCCAACATATCTACTCGTGGAAGTGCCGAGTCCGTGTTGGGCGCCATGGTTATAATCACCCATTCTCTCATACTTTCCGACCGCCTTGATTTGGCTGCCTTGATGTTTGGATTATCCGTTCACTTCAAAATATACCCCATAATCTACGGTGCTAGTGTTCTAGCATGGCTAGACAAGCAGGAGCCGCTTCAGTTTTCTTGGAAATCATTAACTCGGAAAAGACTCAGATTTACCTTTATTTCGGCCCTATCATTTTTGGGTTTGGGAGGTTTGATGTTCGCAATGTATGTATCTCGACGCTTGTTCTCGAGACGTACTCACAGCACTGGTAGATGGGGTCGCCCGTTCCTTGAACACACCTATCTTTATCATCTAACACGACGAGATCACCGTCACAATTTCTCGCCGTATTTCTACCCTATCTACCTCAATTACGACCTGGGCTACTCgtcagactctttgccaagcCGAATTCTACGAAATCCGCTCTTTAGCTTTGTACCGCAGATGGGGCTTTGTGCAATGTCAGGTTTACTGCTAGGGAGGCGGGATCTATCGTTTGCATGGTTTATCCAAACCATGACATTTGTGACGTTTAATAAAGTCTGTACATCTCAGGTATGTACCAAGAAATGAGTATGTATGCACGATCACCTGATTTTGCTACAGTATTTCATGTGGTACCTGTGGTTCCTGCCCTTGGTACTCCCGAGTATCCGAATGTCACCGAAAAGAGGAGGGTTTGTGCTGTTTATTTGGATTATTTCACAGGTGAGCGGGCACGACAACTCGCTGAATTCAGTCACTGATGACACTATCAAGGCAATCTGGTTGGGCATTGCTTATAGACTGGAGCTCTTGGGCCAGAGCGTTTATCTTTGGGTTTGGGCCGCAAGTATTGTATTCCTTGTATCGAACGCATTTGTTCTAGGAGAGTTGATCGCTGCCTATGATTACCAGTCTACACGTACATAATGTTGATGCCCGAATCTTTATTACCTGGAATGTAGCTTTGCATCAATTACAGCCTTCGTAAGGCCCTCGGAGCCATCTCGTATTTCCACAACCTATTCAGTACGCGCGCAGTCAGAACAACGCCTGCAACTACGATTCATATACACACTTTACTGACTTCGACCTATGTATTTTATAGGTTAAGGTCAATGAGAGAAGTTATTCCACTTTGGTATCTGGTTACTCACCGTATTCTGGAATGCGATCAAGGCACTTGCGTGTAGAGTCATCAGCCCAGTTTCAGACCCCTGGGGTGTCCAGTTGATTAACACCAAAGGGAATGAAGTACGCCCATCGTCATGTTTTAATTCATAGGACAAGACCACATAGCGGGGACTTGCGTCGGGAAGCTCTGATGTTGAGTCGTATCAGATTATTAGTGCTATCTCACAACAATTCGAACAATCACCTTCTGCAAGATCTTCCATAGAAATGTTATCAAACTGCTCAACCTCTTCCATCTTCAACGTCTGCTTGTTGATTTTCACTTTAAAACG from Rhizoctonia solani chromosome 16, complete sequence includes the following:
- a CDS encoding ribosomal protein L3; translation: MSLLWARRQHVCRLSLQNLSRGIHISAICREKLQEVVATSTKQWTPLSQRTGLIARKRGMTAVWDQNGARVPITVLQIENCQVTGNVSTPRKFKPTYHAVQIAASDRSEKSTTRAMLGHFSKAGVSPKRIVKEFEVTQDALLPVGTTLSACHFVPGQSVDVIGTSMGKGYAGTMKRWNFRGLAASHGVSISHRAAGSTGQHQDPGRVFPGKKMAGRLGGERTTVQNLFVQRIDTSLNLVFVKGAVPGPDDGFVFIRDSKKKLVSLASARFRKGLEMSKILPTGIESLPFPAGDKALEAQLPPVVIADSRGRSPFVPPEN
- a CDS encoding phosphatidylinositol glycan, class M, whose protein sequence is MVANISTRGSAESVLGAMVIITHSLILSDRLDLAALMFGLSVHFKIYPIIYGASVLAWLDKQEPLQFSWKSLTRKRLRFTFISALSFLGLGGLMFAIWGRPFLEHTYLYHLTRRDHRHNFSPYFYPIYLNYDLGYSSDSLPSRILRNPLFSFVPQMGLCAMSGLLLGRRDLSFAWFIQTMTFVTFNKVCTSQYFMWYLWFLPLVLPSIRMSPKRGGFVLFIWIISQAIWLGIAYRLELLGQSVYLWVWAASIVFLVSNAFVLGELIAAYDYQSTRT
- a CDS encoding cofilin/tropomyosin-type actin-binding protein, whose translation is MSQIVEIPQELKDSLRKFRFARRNAGSAALVVKINKQTLKMEEVEQFDNISMEDLAEELPDASPRYVVLSYELKHDDGRTSFPLVLINWTPQGSETGLMTLHASALIAFQNTVEVSKVVEIRDGSEGLTKAVIDAKLHSR